A stretch of Brassica napus cultivar Da-Ae chromosome C6, Da-Ae, whole genome shotgun sequence DNA encodes these proteins:
- the LOC125588780 gene encoding uncharacterized protein LOC125588780, with protein sequence MASRNDIYALRAWMYNHRDPDTGEVTREYRAGLRGFLQQATNQPFARENGKIFCPCVKCKNEPYLEIDIVKKHLYNRGFRPQYYLWFLHGEGASSSSTGQGFELPSYNANYYDPRESNMFGNNAGDGYEQNMFENNAGDRYEQLGNRYHNMVTDALHEAAIPDSSREEPNIDAQRFYNMLDAANEPIYEGCREGLSRLSLASRMMTIKSDHSLNEKCMDSWAQLINEYLPEGNLAADNFYEIQKLVAGLGLPSETIDVCVDNCMIFWKDDENLEGCRFCKKPRYQETTGRNRVPYKRMWYLPITDRLKRLYHSERTAAWMRWHAQHSVKDGEITHPSDAKAWKHFQTVYPDFASECRNVYLGLCTDGFSPFGMSGRQYSLWPVILTPYNLPPDMCMQREFLFLSILVPGPKHPKRALDVFLQPLIHELKLLWHFGEETWDYSQQQNFNMRAVLMWTISDFPAYGMLSGWTTHGRLSCPYCMEKTDAFQLKNGRKSCWFDCHRRFLPPHHTYRKNKKLFRKNKVVHAPPPIMQSGASLLEEIDYYGANETCKVGGNWHIPANMPDGYTTSHNWHKKSIFWQLPYWKDHLLRHNLDVMHIEKNVFESIMNTLLNVKGKSKDNLKSRLDLPDLCARPELHVTREGKLPVPDFRLSGLAKQKLFEWVNSDVKFPDGYVSKFSRCIENGQKFSGMKSHDCHVFMQRLLPFAMTELLLKHVHEAIAGIGAFFRDLCTRTLTKDGIDLLAKNIPVLLCNLEKVFPPSLFDVMVHLMIHLPLEAALGGPVQFRWMYVFERFMGFLQKFAKNLARVEGSIVAGSLTVETSHFTSSYFSPTVITKKTAPRRYDDGGVAPSYLVKDIPDIFCQIGRLGGKMKEVWWEDHAHARAAHVYIMRNIDYLHEFESIFNLQIREHYPDLEEKDYEQLNERDYPGWLQYYVKNGCHDKPIPRWLYEFVDEPVAKITTAPMYFTRGYTFHTFTHGSKRSTANFGIQVQGETDFYGVLQQIIEITYPGTINLKCVLFKCDCYDPANSRGVRTNNLGVIDVNANRSYAKFEPYCLASQADQVCFLRYPRIRERREMWLSVIKVNPRGRIFVGEIEDVAMQGERVVEMSVPTESTENIIHIDPNNQEVEVIVDDSTEGSVSEEDEFDAETEEDDTTNDEAETSDSENVSGNESD encoded by the exons ATGGCGTCCAGAAATGATATATATGCGTTACGGGCATGGATGTACAATCATAGAGATCCGGATACCGGTGAAGTGACGAGAGAATATCGGGCGGGGCTACGGGGTTTCTTACAACAGGCAACTAACCAACCATTTGCAAGGGAAAATGGTAAAATATTCTGTCCCTGTGTAAAATGCAAGAACGAACCATATTTAGAAATTGATATTGTGAAGAAGCATCTATATAATAGAGGATTTAGACCACAGTACTACTTATGGTTTTTGCATGGGGAAGGTGCATCAAGTAGTAGTACGGGTCAGGGATTTGAACTACCAAGTTATAATGCTAATTATTATGATCCTCGTGAGTCAAATATGTTTGGAAATAATGCGGGTGATGGGTATGAGCAAAATATGTTTGAAAATAATGCGGGGGATAGGTATGAGCAACTTGGAAATAGATATCACAATATGGTTACAGATGCATTGCATGAAGCTGCTATTCCTGATAGTAGTAGggaagaacctaacatagacGCACAAAGGTTTTATAATATGTTAGATGCTGCCAATGAACCTATCTACGAAGGATGTAGAGAAGGGCTTTCTAGATTATCACTAGCATCTAGGATGATGACAATTAAAAGTGATCATTCTCTAAATGAGAAGTGCATGGATTCGTGGGCTCAACTCATTAATGAGTATTTACCGGAAGGTAATCTTGCTGCCgataatttttatgaaattcagAAGCTAGTTGCGGGTCTTGGTCTACCATCTGAAACAATTGATGTGTGcgttgacaactgcatgattttcTGGAAAGATGATGAAAATCTGGAGGGATGCCGATTTTGTAAAAAGCCAAGATATCAAGAAACCACAGGAAGGAATCGTGTGCCTTACAAACGTATGTGGTACTTACCGATCACAGATAGATTGAAGCGTTTATATCACTCAGAAAGGACAGCCGCGtggatgagatggcatgcccaACATTCGGTGAAAGATGGCGAGATTACACATCCCTCAGATGCTAAGGCATGGAAACACTTTCAAACCGTATATCCCGACTTTGCGAGTGAGTGTAGAAACGTTTATCTTGGTCTATGCAcggatggatttagtccatttggtaTGTCTGGAAGGCAATACTCTTTATGGCCTGTCATCTTGACGCCATACAATCTCCCTCCGGATATGTGCATGCAAAGAGAATTTTTGTTCTTGAGTATTCTAGTGCCTGGTCCAAAACATCCAAAGCGAGCACTTGATGTATTTTTGCAACCTTTGATCCATGAGCTGAAGCTGTTGTGGCATTTTGGCGAGGAGACATGGGATTATTCGCAGCAGCAGAACTTCAATATGCGTGCAGTGCTtatgtggaccataagtgacttccCCGCATATGGAATGTTATCGGGTTGGAccacacatggaagattatcatgtccatattgtatGGAGAAGACAGATGCTTTTCAGCTGAAAAATGGGAGGAAGtcatgttggtttgattgtcaccgtagGTTTCTTCCGCCGCATCATACATATCGTAAGaacaagaaattgtttaggAAAAACAAGGTGGTCCATGCTCCTCCCCCAATAATGCAATCAGGAGCATCTTTGTTAGAGGAAATTGACTATTATGGTGCTAACGAGACATGTAAAGTTGGGGGAAATTGGCACATTCCAGCTAACATGCCAGACGGGTATACGACATCTCataattggcataagaagagcaTATTTTGGCAACTTCCATATTGGAAAGATCATCTCTTAAGGCACAATCTTGATGTGATGCACATAGAGAAGAATGTTTTTGAGAGTATCATGAACACTCTTTTGAATGTGAAGGGAAAGAGTAAAGATAATTTGAAATCGAGGTTAGATTTGCCGGATTTATGTGCAAGACCAGAGCTGCATGTGACAAGAGAAGGAAAATTACCAGTTCCAGATTTTAGATTGTCTGGGTTGGCAAAGCAAAAGTTGTTCGAATGGGTAAATTCAGATGTGAAATTCCCAGATGGTTATGTGTCAAAATTCTCAAGATGCATCGAGAATGGACAAAAATTTTCTGGTATGAAGAGTCACGATTGTCACGTTTTCATGCAACGACTCCTACCATTCGCAATGACGGAGCTATTACTAAAACACGTCCATGAAGCAATAGCGG gaattggagcatttttcagggatctatGCACCCGAACATTAACAAAGGATGGGATCGATTTGTTAGCCAAGAATATTCCTGTTTTGCTTTGCAATCTGGAGAAAGTCTTCCCCCCATCTCTATTTGACGTTATGGTACATCTCATGATTCATCTACCTCTTGAAGCGGCTCTTGGGGGTCCTGTACAATTCCGATGGATGTATGTATTTGAAAGATTCATGGGATTTCTCCAAAAGTTTGCCAAAAATCTTGCCAGAGTCGAGGGTTCGATAGTTGCAGGAAGTCTTACGGTGGAAACTTCACACTTCACATCCTCCTACTTTAGCCCAACCGTTATAACGAAGAAGACCGCTCCTAGACGATACGACGATGGAGGAGTTGCACCTTCATATCTTGTTAAAGACATTCCTGACATATTTTGTCAGATTGGAAGACTTGGTGGCAAAATGAAAGAAGTTTGGTGGGAAGATCATGCACATGCTCGTGCGGCTCATGTTTATATTATGCGAAACATTGACTACTTGCATGAGTTTGAAAG TATATTCAACTTACAAATTCGAGAACACTATCCTGATTTAGAAGAAAAGGATTATGAGCAGTTGAACGAACGAGATTATCCTGGGTGGTTACAATACTAT GTGAAAAATGGATGTCATGACAAACCAATTCCACGATGGTTGTATGAATTTGTTGACGAACCGGTTGCTAAGATCACTACTGCTCCAATGTACTTTACTCGTGGATACACTTTTCATACTTTCACACACGGCTCGAAGAGATCAACGGCAAATTTTGGAATCCAAGTCCAAGGTGAAACTGACTTCTACGGTGTATTGCAACAGATCATAGAAATCACTTATCCGGGAACCATCAACTTAAAATGCGTATTATTTAAGTGTGATTGTTATGATCCAGCGAATAGCCGAGGAGTCCGAACAAATAACCTTGGGGTGATCGATGTCAATGCAAATAGAAGCTATGCAAAATTCGAACCCTATTGCCTTGCATCACAAGCAGATCAAGTGTGTTTTCTTCGATATCCTAGGATTAGAGAAAGACGTGAAATGTGGTTATCAGTGATTAAAGTGAATCCGCGTGGACGTATATTTGTCGGAGAAATTGAAGATGTCGCAATGCAGGGCGAAAGAGTTGTTGAAATGTCCGTCCCAACTGAATCAACAGAGAATATCATACACATTGATCCAAACAACCAAGAAGTAGAAGTCATTGTTGATGATTCCACAGAAGGGTCTGTTTCGGAAGAAGATGAGTTTGATGCTGAAACTGAGGAAGATGACACCACAAACGATGAGGCTGAAACTAGTGATAGTGAAAATGTATCTGGAAATGAGTCTGATTAA